One Lycium barbarum isolate Lr01 chromosome 5, ASM1917538v2, whole genome shotgun sequence genomic window carries:
- the LOC132641632 gene encoding G-type lectin S-receptor-like serine/threonine-protein kinase At4g27290 isoform X1: MPSLFVFVFLLFCSSLKSLGAATTLASQNNSVIGDTIDANKWITIASTVVSSGGNFEMGFFTPGNNSNYYIGTWYKKLSVQTVIWVANRETPVSIYEMDFAQFKIVDGNLVLLNGTRHTIWSTNIKYSTNSNNSQVVATLFDDGNLILSNGDSKNSTNFLWTSFDHPSHTFMPGSKFGYNKRTRLKQVLTSWKSANDPSPGPFTHEVDMDKYSGQGVNMWNHSVIYWNSGPWTGNNFTGVPYQPNPMFNYTYVNNDDEVYYMYKFFNPALISRFVMDVNGQTKQFLWMDSTNAWSVFYTDPKQVCDVFAYCGAFGICNELNNSASTCDCLPGFKPKFEKDWGLNSFSSGCMRKTSLNCGKFSEKDRFWLHTNMRLPANNQTLRVQNEAECESACLENCGCVGYSYNSGDTGCLIWSGELLNLQQLSQDNANGSTIYVRLAASEFSSNKADEHQKQTSKKLKVAIPIGVIAALLFVSCFTYIYYRKRRSSKVKESSTKSLMQNTEGEGKELINIQDEDKGNIDVPFFSLESILVATDDFSEQNKLGQGGFGPVYKGIFPGGREIAVKRLSSHSGQGLNEFKNEVILIARLQHRNLVRLLGYCFQSSEKILLYEYMANKSLDMFIFDRRRCMILDWSKRFEIIEGIARGLLYLHHDSRLRIIHRDLKTSNILLDEELNPKISDFGLARVVEGKITQGNTNKVVGTYGYMAPEYAIDGLFSTKSDVFSFGIVILEIISGRRNTGFFHQEEASNLLGHAWRLWKEDKAMDLVDQSLHESCNEEEAIKCLNIGLLCVQENPKDRPNTSNIVMMLGSENVVSLPSPNQPSFMTRKYANNNTSSSSAAKSDIVSNNELTVTIEIGR, from the exons ATGCCTTCTCTCTTTGTCTTTGTCTTTCTACTCTTTTGCTCCTCTCTCAAAAGCCTAGGAGCTGCAACAACCTTAGCAAGCCAGAATAATTCAGTTATTGGTGACACAATTGATGCAAACAAATGGATTACAATTGCCTCAACAGTAGTTTCATCAGGTGGGAATTTTGAAATGGGGTTCTTCACACCAGGTAACAATTCTAATTATTACATAGGCACATGGTACAAAAAACTAAGTGTACAAACTGTTATTTGGGTTGCAAATAGAGAGACACCAGTTTCGATATATGAAATGGATTTTGCACAATTCAAGATTGTAGATGGAAATTTGGTACTCCTCAATGGTACTAGACATACAATTTGGTCCACAAATATCAAGTATTCCACAAATTCTAACAATTCCCAAGTTGTAGCAACTCTATTTGATGACGGGAATTTGATATTGAGTAATGGAGATAGTAAAAATTCAACGAATTTTCTATGGACAAGTTTTGATCATCCGTCTCACACGTTCATGCCTGGTTCAAAATTCGGGTACAACAAACGTACGAGGCTGAAGCAGGTCCTTACTTCATGGAAAAGCGCGAATGATCCATCACCGGGACCCTTTACTCATGAAGTTGACATGGATAAGTATAGTGGCCAAGGTGTTAATATGTGGAACCATAGTGTGATTTATTGGAATAGTGGACCTTGGACAGGCAACAATTTTACAGGTGTACCATATCAACCAAATCCTATGTTTAATTACACATATGTTAACAATGATGATGAGGTTTATTACATGTACAAATTCTTTAATCCTGCACTTATTTCAAGATTCGTTATGGATGTCAATGGACAAACAAAACAATTTTTGTGGATGGATAGTACAAATGCTTGGAGTGTTTTTTACACTGATCCAAAACAAGTTTGTGATGTTTTTGCTTATTGTGGGGCTTTTGGTATTTGTAATGAACTAAACAACTCTGCTTCAACATGTGATTGTTTGCCTGGTTTTAAGCCTAAGTTCGAAAAAGATTGGGGATTGAATAGTTTTTCAAGTGGATGTATGAGGAAAACAAGTTTGAATTGTGGTAAGTTTAGTGAAAAGGACAGGTTTTGGCTGCACACGAATATGAGATTACCAGCAAATAATCAAACTTTGAGAGTTCAGAATGAAGCAGAGTGTGAAAGTGCATGTTTGGAGAATTGTGGTTGTGTTGGTTATTCTTATAATAGTGGAGATACTGGGTGTTTGATTTGGAGTGGAGAGCTGTTAAATTTGCAACAACTCTCTCAAGATAATGCTAATGGAAGCACCATTTACGTCAGGCTTGCAGCTTCTGAATTTTCAAGTAACAAAG CAGATGAACATCAAAAGCAAACTTCAAAAAAGCTGAAAGTTGCCATACCTATTGGTGTAATTGCTGCACTTCTCtttgtttcatgctttacatacatatattatagaaaaagaaGAAGCTCAAAAGTCAAAG AGAGTAGTACAAAATCTCTCATGCAGAATACTGAAGGAGAAGGAAAAGAATTGATAAATATTCAGGATGAAGATAAAGGCAATATTGATGTTCCATTCTTTAGTTTGGAAAGCATATTAGTGGCAACAGATGACTTCTCAGAACAAAATAAGCTTGGACAAGGGGGTTTTGGTCCTGTTTACAAG GGCATATTTCCAGGAGGAAGAGAAATTGCAGTGAAGAGGCTATCAAGTCATTCTGGACAAGGCTTAAATGAATTCAAGAATGAAGTAATACTGATTGCAAGGCTTCAACATAGAAATCTTGTTAGACTTTTGGGTTATTGTTTCCAATCAAGTGAAAAGATTTTACTCTATGAGTATATGGCAAACAAAAGTCTAGACATGTTCATATTTG ATCGAAGACGATGCATGATATTGGATTGGAGTAAGAGATTTGAAATTATAGAGGGAATTGCTAGAGGACTTCTTTACTTGCACCATGATTCAAGATTAAGGATCATTCATAGAGATCTCAAAACAAGTAATATATTATTGGATGAAGAGTTAAATCCAAAAATATCAGATTTTGGCTTAGCAAGGGTTGTTGAAGGGAAAATTACACAGGGAAATACAAATAAAGTGGTTGGAACCTA TGGTTATATGGCTCCGGAATATGCAATAGATGGATTGTTCTCAACTAAATCAGATGTATTTAGTTTTGGAATAGTTATACTCGAGATTATCAGTGGAAGAAGGAATACCGGATTTTTTCACCAAGAAGAAGCGTCGAACCTCTTAGGCCAT GCATGGAGATTATGGAAAGAAGATAAGGCCATGGACTTAGTGGATCAATCACTACATGAATCATGCAACGAAGAAGAAGCAATCAAATGCCTTAATATTGGGCTTTTGTGTGTACAAGAAAATCCAAAAGATCGACCCAACACATCAAATATAGTTATGATGCTTGGTAGCGAAAATGTTGTTTCTCTTCCAAGCCCAAATCAACCATCTTTCATGACTAGAAAATATGCCAACAATAACACATCTTCTTCTTCTGCTGCTAAGTCTGATATTGTCTCTAACAATGAGCTCACTGTGACCATTGAAATTGGTCGATAA
- the LOC132641632 gene encoding G-type lectin S-receptor-like serine/threonine-protein kinase At4g27290 isoform X2 has product MPSLFVFVFLLFCSSLKSLGAATTLASQNNSVIGDTIDANKWITIASTVVSSGGNFEMGFFTPGNNSNYYIGTWYKKLSVQTVIWVANRETPVSIYEMDFAQFKIVDGNLVLLNGTRHTIWSTNIKYSTNSNNSQVVATLFDDGNLILSNGDSKNSTNFLWTSFDHPSHTFMPGSKFGYNKRTRLKQVLTSWKSANDPSPGPFTHEVDMDKYSGQGVNMWNHSVIYWNSGPWTGNNFTGVPYQPNPMFNYTYVNNDDEVYYMYKFFNPALISRFVMDVNGQTKQFLWMDSTNAWSVFYTDPKQVCDVFAYCGAFGICNELNNSASTCDCLPGFKPKFEKDWGLNSFSSGCMRKTSLNCGKFSEKDRFWLHTNMRLPANNQTLRVQNEAECESACLENCGCVGYSYNSGDTGCLIWSGELLNLQQLSQDNANGSTIYVRLAASEFSSNKDEHQKQTSKKLKVAIPIGVIAALLFVSCFTYIYYRKRRSSKVKESSTKSLMQNTEGEGKELINIQDEDKGNIDVPFFSLESILVATDDFSEQNKLGQGGFGPVYKGIFPGGREIAVKRLSSHSGQGLNEFKNEVILIARLQHRNLVRLLGYCFQSSEKILLYEYMANKSLDMFIFDRRRCMILDWSKRFEIIEGIARGLLYLHHDSRLRIIHRDLKTSNILLDEELNPKISDFGLARVVEGKITQGNTNKVVGTYGYMAPEYAIDGLFSTKSDVFSFGIVILEIISGRRNTGFFHQEEASNLLGHAWRLWKEDKAMDLVDQSLHESCNEEEAIKCLNIGLLCVQENPKDRPNTSNIVMMLGSENVVSLPSPNQPSFMTRKYANNNTSSSSAAKSDIVSNNELTVTIEIGR; this is encoded by the exons ATGCCTTCTCTCTTTGTCTTTGTCTTTCTACTCTTTTGCTCCTCTCTCAAAAGCCTAGGAGCTGCAACAACCTTAGCAAGCCAGAATAATTCAGTTATTGGTGACACAATTGATGCAAACAAATGGATTACAATTGCCTCAACAGTAGTTTCATCAGGTGGGAATTTTGAAATGGGGTTCTTCACACCAGGTAACAATTCTAATTATTACATAGGCACATGGTACAAAAAACTAAGTGTACAAACTGTTATTTGGGTTGCAAATAGAGAGACACCAGTTTCGATATATGAAATGGATTTTGCACAATTCAAGATTGTAGATGGAAATTTGGTACTCCTCAATGGTACTAGACATACAATTTGGTCCACAAATATCAAGTATTCCACAAATTCTAACAATTCCCAAGTTGTAGCAACTCTATTTGATGACGGGAATTTGATATTGAGTAATGGAGATAGTAAAAATTCAACGAATTTTCTATGGACAAGTTTTGATCATCCGTCTCACACGTTCATGCCTGGTTCAAAATTCGGGTACAACAAACGTACGAGGCTGAAGCAGGTCCTTACTTCATGGAAAAGCGCGAATGATCCATCACCGGGACCCTTTACTCATGAAGTTGACATGGATAAGTATAGTGGCCAAGGTGTTAATATGTGGAACCATAGTGTGATTTATTGGAATAGTGGACCTTGGACAGGCAACAATTTTACAGGTGTACCATATCAACCAAATCCTATGTTTAATTACACATATGTTAACAATGATGATGAGGTTTATTACATGTACAAATTCTTTAATCCTGCACTTATTTCAAGATTCGTTATGGATGTCAATGGACAAACAAAACAATTTTTGTGGATGGATAGTACAAATGCTTGGAGTGTTTTTTACACTGATCCAAAACAAGTTTGTGATGTTTTTGCTTATTGTGGGGCTTTTGGTATTTGTAATGAACTAAACAACTCTGCTTCAACATGTGATTGTTTGCCTGGTTTTAAGCCTAAGTTCGAAAAAGATTGGGGATTGAATAGTTTTTCAAGTGGATGTATGAGGAAAACAAGTTTGAATTGTGGTAAGTTTAGTGAAAAGGACAGGTTTTGGCTGCACACGAATATGAGATTACCAGCAAATAATCAAACTTTGAGAGTTCAGAATGAAGCAGAGTGTGAAAGTGCATGTTTGGAGAATTGTGGTTGTGTTGGTTATTCTTATAATAGTGGAGATACTGGGTGTTTGATTTGGAGTGGAGAGCTGTTAAATTTGCAACAACTCTCTCAAGATAATGCTAATGGAAGCACCATTTACGTCAGGCTTGCAGCTTCTGAATTTTCAAGTAACAAAG ATGAACATCAAAAGCAAACTTCAAAAAAGCTGAAAGTTGCCATACCTATTGGTGTAATTGCTGCACTTCTCtttgtttcatgctttacatacatatattatagaaaaagaaGAAGCTCAAAAGTCAAAG AGAGTAGTACAAAATCTCTCATGCAGAATACTGAAGGAGAAGGAAAAGAATTGATAAATATTCAGGATGAAGATAAAGGCAATATTGATGTTCCATTCTTTAGTTTGGAAAGCATATTAGTGGCAACAGATGACTTCTCAGAACAAAATAAGCTTGGACAAGGGGGTTTTGGTCCTGTTTACAAG GGCATATTTCCAGGAGGAAGAGAAATTGCAGTGAAGAGGCTATCAAGTCATTCTGGACAAGGCTTAAATGAATTCAAGAATGAAGTAATACTGATTGCAAGGCTTCAACATAGAAATCTTGTTAGACTTTTGGGTTATTGTTTCCAATCAAGTGAAAAGATTTTACTCTATGAGTATATGGCAAACAAAAGTCTAGACATGTTCATATTTG ATCGAAGACGATGCATGATATTGGATTGGAGTAAGAGATTTGAAATTATAGAGGGAATTGCTAGAGGACTTCTTTACTTGCACCATGATTCAAGATTAAGGATCATTCATAGAGATCTCAAAACAAGTAATATATTATTGGATGAAGAGTTAAATCCAAAAATATCAGATTTTGGCTTAGCAAGGGTTGTTGAAGGGAAAATTACACAGGGAAATACAAATAAAGTGGTTGGAACCTA TGGTTATATGGCTCCGGAATATGCAATAGATGGATTGTTCTCAACTAAATCAGATGTATTTAGTTTTGGAATAGTTATACTCGAGATTATCAGTGGAAGAAGGAATACCGGATTTTTTCACCAAGAAGAAGCGTCGAACCTCTTAGGCCAT GCATGGAGATTATGGAAAGAAGATAAGGCCATGGACTTAGTGGATCAATCACTACATGAATCATGCAACGAAGAAGAAGCAATCAAATGCCTTAATATTGGGCTTTTGTGTGTACAAGAAAATCCAAAAGATCGACCCAACACATCAAATATAGTTATGATGCTTGGTAGCGAAAATGTTGTTTCTCTTCCAAGCCCAAATCAACCATCTTTCATGACTAGAAAATATGCCAACAATAACACATCTTCTTCTTCTGCTGCTAAGTCTGATATTGTCTCTAACAATGAGCTCACTGTGACCATTGAAATTGGTCGATAA
- the LOC132639841 gene encoding uncharacterized protein LOC132639841 codes for MAALKHFSLLILTVAFASLSAVNVQHSPEMQSVINVRHAMSISDYTTISAITLVLHNHLLEWTKLNLTGFTIFAPIDSAFISTASGKTEIPSMDTILVHYSPVYLPYRTLRFLREIPTISLQYNLFTTSIPLVSEISIGFVKISPLPIYDDGCVIVYSVEQVFDIGFTKDKLAWHRNSYSNGTNDADPQL; via the coding sequence ATGGCAGCTCTGAAACACTTTTCTCTCTTAATCCTCACCGTTGCTTTTGCATCACTCTCCGCGGTTAACGTCCAGCACTCACCTGAAATGCAATCAGTAATCAACGTAAGACACGCAATGTCCATCTCAGACTACACAACTATATCCGCCATTACTCTCGTGCTTCATAATCACCTCCTCGAGTGGACTAAACTCAACCTCACCGGCTTCACTATCTTCGCTCCGATTGATTCCGCTTTCATCTCTACTGCCTCTGGTAAGACAGAAATTCCGTCTATGGATACTATTCTCGTTCACTATTCACCTGTTTATCTCCCTTACCGTACACTCCGTTTTTTGAGGGAAATCCCTACGATTTCTCTTCAGTATAATCTCTTCACTACTAGTATTCCCCTGGTTTCTGAAATCTCAATTGGCTTTGTCAAAATATCTCCCTTGCCTATCTACGATGACGGTTGTGTCATTGTTTACTCTGTTGAACAAGTTTTTGATATCGGTTTCACTAAGGACAAATTAGCATGGCATAGGAACAGTTATTCCAATGGAACTAATGATGCAGATCCACAACTTTGA